A segment of the Elusimicrobiota bacterium genome:
TGGTATCCGGAAAAATGCATTCATTGCATGTTTTGCTGGATTTCCTGCCCGGATAGCGCAATAATTGTTAAAGACGGAAAAATGACCGGCATAAATTTGGATTTTTGCAAGGGCTGCGGGATATGTTCCGCAGAATGCCCTGTAAAGGGAAAAGCGATATTGATGGAAATAGAAAAAAAATAATTAAAACATCGCCCATTGAAAATGGGCGTGGAGGTAAAAGATGGGTTTATTTATTGGAAAAGACCGTGAAGCCAGAAGGGCGTACGGTTTTGATGAGGTTGCAATTGCTCCGGGAACTATAACCTGTAATCCCGAAGAAGTTAATATAACAACTCAAATTAGCAATATAAAATTAGAAATTCCCTTTCTTGCCAGCGCGATGGATGGTGTAGTTGATGTTAAGTTTGCAATAGCTATGGGAAAACTGGGCGGCCTTGCGGTATTGAATCTTGACGGAATACAAACACGGTACGAACATCCCGAAGAAATTCTGGAAAAAATTGCAAAAGCTACTCCTGAAGAAGCGACAAAATTAGTTCAGGATATTTACAAAGAGCAAGTGAAAGAGAAACTTGTTGAGCAAAGAGTTAAAGAAATCAAAAAAGGCGGGATAATAGCAGCAGTTTCTTGTATCCCCACAAATGCATTAAAGATCGGTCCTATAGCCAAAGAGGCAGGTGCTGATATTTTTGTTATCCAGTCAACTGTTGCAACCGCGCGTCATACCGCAACAAAATATAAGGCATTGGATTATTCAAAATTTTGTAAAGATATGGCTATACCGGTAATAATAGGTAATGTTGTAAGTTATGATGCGGCATTAGAACTTATGGAAACCGGTTGCGCGGCGCTTCTTGTGGGGGTTGGCCCCGGAGCGGCCTGCACATCAAGAGGAGTTTTGGGAATCGGAGTCCCGCAGGTGACAGCAACTGTCGACTGCGCCGCGGCAAGAAATTCTTATCAAAAAAAATCAAAAAAATATATTTCAATTATAACTGACGGCGGTATGAGTTCCGGCGGGGATATATGCAAGGCATTTGCATCCGGAGCAGATGCGGTGATGGTAGGTTCCGCTTTCGCAAAAACCAAAGAAGCGCCCGGCAAAGGTTACCACTGGGGAATGGCAACACCCCATGAGAACTTACCCCGCGGGACAAGGATTCATGTCGGAATAACAGGAACTTTGGAAGAAATATTGTACGGGCCCGCCCATTTGGATGACGGAACCCAAAATCTAGTAGGAGCTTTGCGCACCTGCATGGGATCCGTCGGAGCTCAAACAATAAAAAAGCTTCAAAAGGCGGAATTGGTGATCGCTCCGGATATTAAATCGGAAGGAAAGATTTTTCAACGCGCTCAACGCATAGGCATGGGAAAGTAAACCAAAGGTGTTCACGAGTCCACTAGTTGACGAGTTCACGAGTTCAAAAAAAAGAACTGCCTTGCCAAAATCGTTAGTTTGGCTAAAGTTTTGTTCAAGGGACTGCGGGAACGATTACGAGCGATGAATACGAGAAAAGAGATGAACATACGGTACTATTTCCCCTGAGGAGATACTGTTATGCAAACTGATCGAGAGAAAAACATAAGTGAAAGCCAAATTGAGGATATTCTTGTAGCCAATTTGGTATTTCTTTCGAAAATATTAAAACTTCCGCTTGATTTAAAATTAATTGCGCGTCAGTTGAAATTAAAATCTGGTGATGAGCGAATTGATTTGCTTTTATCTAGTGAAAAAAATCTGTGTCTGATTGAGCTAAAAGTTGTCGAATTTTCTGAACAATGGTTAAAACAAATACTTTCTTATAGAGATGAGCTTATTCGTTTACAAAATATCGGAGAATTAATTGCAGGCAATATATTGTGTTTTTTGTTAGTAACAGAGGCAAAAG
Coding sequences within it:
- a CDS encoding GuaB3 family IMP dehydrogenase-related protein encodes the protein MGLFIGKDREARRAYGFDEVAIAPGTITCNPEEVNITTQISNIKLEIPFLASAMDGVVDVKFAIAMGKLGGLAVLNLDGIQTRYEHPEEILEKIAKATPEEATKLVQDIYKEQVKEKLVEQRVKEIKKGGIIAAVSCIPTNALKIGPIAKEAGADIFVIQSTVATARHTATKYKALDYSKFCKDMAIPVIIGNVVSYDAALELMETGCAALLVGVGPGAACTSRGVLGIGVPQVTATVDCAAARNSYQKKSKKYISIITDGGMSSGGDICKAFASGADAVMVGSAFAKTKEAPGKGYHWGMATPHENLPRGTRIHVGITGTLEEILYGPAHLDDGTQNLVGALRTCMGSVGAQTIKKLQKAELVIAPDIKSEGKIFQRAQRIGMGK
- a CDS encoding 4Fe-4S binding protein, with protein sequence MSKSEEKKLSHKELPIGDILEAGTAVKFKTGDWRSLKPVWYPEKCIHCMFCWISCPDSAIIVKDGKMTGINLDFCKGCGICSAECPVKGKAILMEIEKK